ttgctgtttgaggttttagtctgggtttatgtacagcactttgagatatcagctgatgtaagaagggctttataaatacatttaatttgatcCACAGGCCTACAACTAGTGGCCGTCGTTGCCCATCCCTGGCCTAGAGCAATGGGAAAGGAGAAGGGGCTAGAATCTGTTGGAAGGATCAAGCTCCAGTGGACTGAACCCTCACCTCCCGGTCTGTGGCAGTCCTCTATGCGTAGGCAGAGTGTTGACCAATCAGGCTCCGGACCTGGAGTGAGTACTCTGGGTCTGCCCTATTAGTTAGAGCCTCCTCCTCCAGCTGGCCCAGagaacagaaacaggagagatggagaaagaagtaagtgagtgagtgagtgagtgagtgagtgagtgagtgagtgagtgagtgagtgagtgcgtaTTACCTGTTCTTTGAGGTATGTGTGAGAGCAGGGTCCTAGACCCCTCAGTACCAGTCCCACTACGAAGCACCAGATAGAAAGTCCTGTTTCCAGTCCAGCCAGAAGTACACATGGGAACCACAGAGACAGGGCAGTGTCctggagagaatgaaagagatatatacatacacacacagccattggaaagtattcagaccccttgactttttccacattgttacattacagccttattcttaaattgattcaattgtttcccccctcatcaatctacacacacaataccccataatgacaaagcaaaaacagggttagaaatgtttgcaaatgtatgaattacaaaaataccttatttacataagtatttgagaccctttgctatgagactcgaaattgagcttaggtgcatcctgtttccatcaatcatccttgagatgtttctacaacttgattggagtccatctgtggtaaattcaattgatggacatgatttggaaaggcacaaacgtgtctatataaaaggtcccacagttgacagtgcatgtcagagcaaaaaggttgaaggaattgtccatagaggtcagacaggattgtgtcgaggcacagatttggggaagggtaacaaaaaatgtttcagcattgaaggtcccaataaacacagtgccctccatcattcttaattggaagaagttttgaaccaccaagactcttcctagagctggacgcctggccaaactgagcaatcgggggtgaagggccttggtccctctgacagaggtctagagttcctctgtggagatgggagaaccttccagaaggacaacaaactctgcagcactccaccaatcaggcctttatggtagagtggccagacggaagccactcctcagtaaaaggcacatgatagcctaACTGGAGCtcaccaaaaggcacctgaagactctcagactatgagaaacaagattctctggtctgacaaatccaagattgaattctttggcctgaacgcaaagtgtcacgtctggaggaaacctggcaccatccctacggtgaagcatggtggtggcagcatcatgcagcggatatgtttttcaacggcaagtactgggagattagtcaggatcgagtgaaagatgaacggagcaaagtacagagagatccttgatgaaaacctgctccagagcactcaggacctcactggggtgaaggttttaccttccaacaggacaacgacccctaagcacacagccaagacaacgcaggagtggcttcgggacaagtctctgaacgcgcttaagtggcccagccagagcctgaaccctatcgaacatctctggagagaactgaaaatagctgtgcagcaatgctacacatccaaccggacagagcttgagagcatatgcagagaagaatgggagaaacttcccaaatacaggtgtgccaagcttgtagcatcatacccaagaagactcaaggctgtaatcactgccaatgattcttcaacaaagtactgagcgaagggtctgaatacttatgcaaatgtgatatttcagttttttattaatTAGCACAAATGTCTAAAATCctgtcatggggtattgtgtgtagattgatgaggaaaaaactacttaattttagaataaggctgtaacctaccaaaatgtggaaaaagtctaggggtctgaatactttccgaaggcactgtgtgtgtgtgtgtgtgtgtggcaatagTGAGGCTAATAGCCAtatagattgagagagagagactttataCATATGTACATTTTTGTGGTATCAAAGGAGcatagagacagagcgagagagagatagacttaCATAAATCCGTGTGGTGTCAAAGGGGCAGTCTGCGTGGACTGGCGAGCGGGCGTTGATTGGCAAGTCAGTGAAGTTGCAGCCCAACATGAGGCCCCTCCCCTCGTTGGCAATGGTGAGGCTAATAGCCAATAGGAGCCCGATGCCACAGGCTGCAGAGAGTAGGGCATTCAGGAAGGAACTAATCAGAAGACCTATGTGCTGGAGTTGGGGAACAGaaggacagggagaaagagaaagcgagggagaaagaggggtcaAGGAGGTGGGGAACATTTTGATGAGAGGAGGTGAAGAGGTGACAGTTGCAGACTTAATGGTGTTCATTGTATCTTACAAATTATATTTTCTTGTTATTGATGGTCTTACCAGCTTCCAAACTGACAGATTTCTTGACACCAATATGGCAATGATTCCTGTTGCAATGCTCTGAAAATGGAAACAGAACATTTCAGTTTCTGTCTATAACATCACGTTATTACTAATTGTTACTATCGTTATCTATAATTCTCTGACTGACCAGCAGTCCGGAGGTGACGGAGATGATGTTGGCGGCGGTGAACTCGGTGGTGATCTGGTCGTTGGGTTTAGAGATGTGGCGCAGGATGCTGCCGTGGATGATGGCTCCCAGAATGAAGTTAATGTGACCCACCAGGATCAGAGTAAACCCCTTCTTCATCAGACGCCCCGGGCCCTTCTCCTTATCTGACAGATCAGCACACGGTCATCATTGTATGGTCATTGTTGTAAAGTAGgctaccagggttggggtcaataccATTGATTCAGAAAGTTAAACTAATTCCAATTCCACATTGTCCTCATTGAAAAGCACTGAAGATAATTGTTATTTCAGTGTACTACTTGAATGGAAATAAGATTACAGTCGAGTGCACAGGAATCACCATAGAGAATGGCAGTTTaatctcattctagttctgtTTACCTATATAAAAGTAAGTAAGCCTCAACTTTGGCCTATTAGTTGGTAGAAACATTTATAACACTAAAGGTGTGGAATGTTGACTTATACAAACAATAGACTGATGGTTCTAATAGGCTATACATGATCAAACAAGATGGTACTAGTCATTAGTCGGATTTCGTTGCTAAACGTTTTGCAACTGTCtactccaaatggaaaaggtttTGGTTTCTATTGCACAAATTCAGGTAGGACTCTCCCTGTTTCGTTCTGATTGCCatgtttgcttccgtttggttcTTAAACTGTCACTTGTTTCCGTTGCAAGacttaatgaatacaccccagattTACCTGGAAACCCAATATTGACTTGCATTGAATTCGAGTCAGGCAGAAATTAGCATGAATCAGGTAAGTTAACTCTCACGACCTCTTCAAGCCAGAATTTTGGATAAAACTATATTTTAACATACTTTACCGGACCGTGCGGTTGGTAATTTTGGTGGTAGGAAATTGAGAAtaaatccacaggaaagtataATTCTATAACTTTTCAAAGCTATGGTAGAGCCGTTCAGATGAAGCATGTGCAGAACCATGTAAACGTGCACAAGCTCGgtaaataggctatttcatgcgtGTATTTTTTATGTGGTGAAACCTGAACTCACTACCGGCGCTTTGAAAAGTTGATGTAATTACACTCGTGTGGACACATCGTCTCACATTCCTACCGCCCACAGGACCAACCGGTAAAGTACGTTAAAATGTACTTTTATCCAAAATTCTTGTTTGTAGCGGTGGTGAGAGGAAACTTTCCCGATTCAAACGCTCATTTCTGCCTGACGTAGAATTAAATTCAATGTAACTCAAAGTCGAGTTTACAGGCAAACCCCATATAAGCATCTGAAACACTGAATCAACAGTGTCCCTTATTTGACTCCCCAGTCCTCACCAAATGTTTAGCTAATTTACTGTTAAAAGCATCAGTGGTGGATCATCGGTTTACTTTCGAAATACGCAAACGAACACCTGTGCAACCTAGACATAATGGTTGCCTCGCTAAAGTTAACACAATAAGTTGCTTCCACCACTAAAATATAAGCTATTTAAAGTTAACTTACCGAAACCACACATATCGTTGCCGTGTATTACGCAAGATTGTTTCTAAGAGTTAAACAAAACAGCGAAttatttttgttttcatgaagCAGTTCCTCGCACTTTCCGAGTCGGTGACGTCACGGGCTTCACCTGTCGAGCGGAAGTTGGGCGTTCATTTTTGTTCTTCTTCATTTGGGGTTTTCAATAGTGTGCAACTGCAGCACGTAATTCGGGGCGTTCTTGCATGTGGGCGTTCCTGCGTTTGCGAAGGACAGTGCCGACAAAAATACGCCATTACTATTGATCTCTATGTTAAGGGAATTACTGCTGGTG
The genomic region above belongs to Oncorhynchus nerka isolate Pitt River linkage group LG18, Oner_Uvic_2.0, whole genome shotgun sequence and contains:
- the LOC115146370 gene encoding keratinocyte-associated protein 3-like, translating into MCGFDKEKGPGRLMKKGFTLILVGHINFILGAIIHGSILRHISKPNDQITTEFTAANIISVTSGLLSIATGIIAILVSRNLSVWKLHIGLLISSFLNALLSAACGIGLLLAISLTIANEGRGLMLGCNFTDLPINARSPVHADCPFDTTRIYDTALSLWFPCVLLAGLETGLSIWCFVVGLVLRGLGPCSHTYLKEQLEEEALTNRADPEYSLQVRSLIGQHSAYA